The region TAGCCAATGACTCTTGGCGTTGgcggagaatttttttttcggcgTCAGCAGAGAGCTCAAATCTCATCTAAAATGTATGTCGtcatcctcagtgtgtgtggggcGTTCAGGATCCTTAGTTCACCACAGACTGCTTGGATTTTCATGATTTTGTGGCGAAGTCTTCCAGACGTATTTAACGTTTACTTCTGCTGCTAATGGATACATAACAAAGTTACTGAACCAAGTTAATCTATGGTTCAGTAACTTACTGAAGGCTGTGTGTAATATATCTTGCGACTGGCTAATGCGTAGTCAGTTAAATTTAGTTACTGTTCTATCATTTTTATATAAAGTATAAAATTGTTGTTTGATCACTGTGTTAAATTAATAGAAGGAGCTTTACCAGCTACAATGTAACATTTCATACgatttaatgaataaatgatcCAACTACTACtaatactgctgctgctgctataaCTAGTTCTACAAATAATACTgataaagacaagaaagaagaagaagaaggttaAGTGTTGTTGAAAATGCAAAAGAAtaaccaccaccacctgcacAAACTTTATAATGTCATGCAGATATTCAGTGGTTGGGGGATTCAGTGTAAACATAATTCATTACAAACAAATATTTGCTTAAGGGAGAGCAAAGCATAGCCTATTCTAGCCTTATATAAATCATCTTTACACCACTGAATGAATCTGGATAAGGTAATATAATGATTACAAAGACATAACCCAGAAAAATACAATactaaaaaaaatgagaaaacaaattgGTCTTTGAAGAATTTCACTTAAATCCACTTCAGTAAACTTTGCTGTATATTATGATTTTTAAagatacatattttttttggggggggggggggggggggggggtcatgtgTGCAGCCCAGATGGAGTGATACACATAGGTGAGGACCTGGTCTCCATATGGCTTCATGCGCTCATACTTCTCAACACCTCTAGGGGGCGCCGTTGGATAGCTGGAGTAGATCTGAATCTCGCTCATACCTGGAAGTTCCGAGTTAAAATGGCCGCTGCATACCAGAGTGGCTAAATACAAGGGCCCGTCCCAACACCCACACTTTCTGAGTGGTCCAGTGGCTGCTTGTGTGTGACGCATTTCCGGTAATTGCCACAGTGTCCAAGTGTCCGTTAAGTCTGCAAATGCCGGGGAGGTTTAGCAGAGCTCAGTGGGATTCACTTTACGAATAAGGACTATGATTAAATATGATACAGCTGGGGATCAGATGCTTGGTTGGAACTAATAACGTACAGTTTAACAGGCTCAGATGAGAGTAAAAAGCAATTACACTCAATAAAGCACTTAAATTGAGTCATTGAGAAGCTTGTAGGTCTActgtacaaaacattttcataatttGATTAAATTTTATTGAAGTttagaacatgttttttttttttttgataaatggATGCGTCTAATATTTCTGTTTACTATCAGCAATATAAGCAGGGCATCACAGGAATGACGCCTGAggagctgtctgtgttttggagCTGGTTTACATCTGTTCTTGAGGCATAGCGCCACCTGCTGTGGAGGTGGACATTTGTGAGAAAATCCGACTGAAAGAGAGTGTAAAGCACGTGATGTTTTTTGGTCTTGTAtgagctatatatatataaatacactgtTTTATTCATATGCCTTTATTGGATACTCCACAGATGGATGTACACAATGTATAATAAGCACAAAATGCTTAAACAGAGCAAAGGTGGTGGAAAGGACACTGTATTAACAATCCTCACCAATAAAGAAAAagtataaacaaataaactgttcaAACCAAAGTACATAAATTACAAATCTGTACAACTTGGCTATCAAAGTTCATATAAAAAGTATCAGTCTTGCAAAACCTTTGTCAATGGGCTCCAAAAAGAGATTGAGCAAGATTCTGTTcttattctttgttttgtttgatggaGGTAAGTTCCAAAATACATCTCAGTGAATTTAATTATTAACAGTTACCTTCAAAACTAcaatatttttcattcattatacATTCTATTGTTCTGTGATTGTAGCTTTCACAACCCACAAAATAAGAACctcaaaaacaacattaaattgTCATTAAAGGATGTACAAGTTGCATGCCGGCAAAGCACTTGACCACCACTACAGAAACAGGCGGGCAGGTAGGGCTGCCTGCAAAGAGAGGTGTGGCAGTTGAGGTGGGAGGGTGGGTGCTGGGGAGGGGGTGAACTCCACCCCTAAGGCTTCCCAAAGAATAAGTATTGAACTATTTCTTTTGCTTAATTGTTGACACAGGTGAGTAAGAGGTACAAACATGAGACACACTCGACATTCAAATGTGCCAGTACTATCTaagaaactcataaaaaacattcagtCTGTTCAACACAAAATTGTTCCTTTCACTTTATGCTGCTCACTGAGTTTTTGGCAAGCAAGCACGGCTCACAGAATATTTTAGCTCCACTGTCCTTCAAACAGCCCCATGCTTATGTGTCTGACAGGTGGACCCCCAATTCATCAGTCTGTGGAGGCTCATTGTCACCTAGCAACTCTGTTTCAGGCACTGACAAGTCCTCGTTTTGGTCTAGTCCTTCCTGGGATGCCCCGTCAGCCAAGTCCTCACCATTGGTCTTGGAGTTCTCATTTAGTAAAGCTGCTCGCTCTGTGGCTGATGTGTTGGAGGGAGCAGTGGTAACATAGCCTGTAGATGTGGATCCACTGCCACTGTGATGAGAACCAGCTTTGGTAACCACTTGCGGTGGGTGGTGCATCTGCTGGTGGGGCATGGCCATGGGTATCTGCATGGGGTAAAAGTTCTGCAGGTATGGGTAAGCTGACATGGGGTGATATCCATTGACAGGAATGTAGAGCTGCGGGGGAACCATTGGCCGATGCATTTGACCCTTCATGGGCATGAACTGGGGCTGATGGAATGGTGAGCTCTTTTTAGGGCTGGTGTAGCGTGATGCATTTGCTGTGCTCATGCTGATGTTGCTAACAGGGCTGGTGCTGAGAGAGCTGGTCTGGGTCGTGTTGCTGGTGCCAGATGTCTGAGCAGAGCTGTTATAGTTAGATAGACTCTCCCAGGAGCGCAGACGTGTGTGGATGTCCTTGAAGCGAGGCCTTCTTGCTGGGAATTCACTCCAACACTCCAGCATAAGGGTGTATATCCAGGCTGGGCAGTCATCTGGACAAGGCAGTAGCTGGTGGCCACGGACCATCTCGATCACGTCCTGGTTTGAGTAGCCACAATACGGCTGCAGACCATAACTGAAAGTCTCCCACAGCAACACACCGTAAGACCAGATGTCGGAGTCGGTAGAGAACTTGCCGTACATAATTGCTTCTGGAGACATCCAACGAATGGGGAAAGGGCTTGTGCCCATGAGATTGTAGTAATCAGCAGAATAGACGTCTCTGAACAGGCCCAGATCCAGTATCTTGATGCTGAGTTTGTCAAAGATTAGAATGTTTCGGGCAGCAAGGTCTTTATGGGTTATTTGCTGGCTAGAAAGGTACTCCATACCAGAAGCAATCTGGGTGATAACATGAAGAAAATCGGCCTGCTCCAGTGTGGACTTAACTGTCTTGTCATCATCTGAGCTGCCAACGTCTGAGTTGGGGGAGCACATCACCAGATACTCGTGAAGGTCACCAAGGCTGGAGTAGGTGAATATCATGCTCATTGGCTGCTCTTTGGTAACCACACCCAGCAGACAAGCTAAATTTTGGTGTTGTATGTGAAAGCGTAGCATGGCTTCATGGCGAAATTCCTCACAGAGACTGGAATCAACCTTGTCTTTTAATGTCTTGATGGCCACCACCTGGGTCTGCTCACCAGGTGTGGTGCCATACAGGTGGCCCTTGTAAACCTTGCCAAAACGATCTTCTCCCAGCTCCTCCATGAACCGTACTGCTGACATATTAATCTCCCGCAGCTTGGCCTGTAGCCACAaagcaataaatacaaatacacgtCATCAAAGTGTATGGCCAACAATAAAACCTAATGTAGTGCTTAAGCACTGGAATGCAACAGGTCTTAATTCAGGGGTATGGaggtcacttttgtttttatcacagGGTGTTCAGACTAAAACCAGtgctgcattaaaaaacaaaagcatttgcATTGGTGGGGTGTGCTGCCTGAGATTTGAATGAGATGATGAAATGAGTTTGAGAAACAGATCCATGAGTTTAAAGGTTTATCAGACACCAGAACACTGCAGTTTCTAAATCTGCCAGAAGGGAATTTTACAACTCTGGAACATTATCAAAGCAGCAATCATTATATGCTCCATCTCCACAATCAGCAGGTAAACAGTAGATTCACTCACTCTGTTCATGTTACCAAGGAACACAGTTCTAAATGTCTGCTTTAAATCAAGCATTTGATTGATCAATAAAGCGCAAGGCTTGTCTACAGACATGGCAGGCAACTGCCCTGGGGCTGTAAGCCGTAAACCTGGAAACTTCTTCAGGTTGTTGCTTTGAAGAATTGTAAAGGTTTTGGTGCTGTATGCACCACAAAAAGCAGAGAGTAAACTGAAATTACCAGGGCCTAAAGGTGACGCCAGAATATTTACATAATCTTGAACTCCTGAGTTTAAATCTAGTataaaatccatccatccaattCATCATTTCAACTTTTCTTGTGTTTACATTCCAGCTTAATGATTTCTTTTGCCAGAATGCCCTGTGTTAAAATGTATTAAGCTGCTCTTTTTTCTAATGCACTGCTAACGTCGGTCTGAACACGGCCATACATCAGAGAGAATGGAAAATACACTCACACCAACGAGTCTCTGCACCATCCGACTGTCTTACCTGGTGTTTTTGCTGATTGAGGAGAGACAGCTCCATGTCCTGGCTGGGTGAGCTGCTGAGCTGGCAGCGAGGCGGTGTGTCAGTCGAAGCCTTTTGCTTATTGCGACACATACAAACTAGAAAGAAGAGGCAAGCGATGACCAGTGGGATGGCAATGGCAGGGATTAGAATGAACAGGATCTCATTCCTGGGGTTCTCCGGAGGCTCTGAAGATGAGAGATAACAAAGATAGTTAAAAGAAAGTTAAGTTCTCTGATTTATGATGTGCACATTGTGACATTGTCTTCATTTGATTTTTCTCATTAGTGTGATGTTTTAGTGGGACATCAGTATTCTCCAATCACTGTCTGCAAAATTAATATTCAGCCAAGACaggtatattttatttttcagcgatttttgtctgtatttattgACATTATCTTTGTAAATTAATTATCCAAGTTATGATGAATGAGTGTCATAATTTGTGGGCCTTTTTTTAGCAGTGTATGTTTTAGCGAAGGTGGGAAGCATAGAAATATGCTCATGTCAAAATAATCTTTATACCTGACACACAGATTGAAGCCTGTCATAAACCCAAGTTCATGTTTGTGAATGGAGGATTAGCTCTTTCAGCAGAATCCACATCTACATGTTTAATCTCTATGTACATGTTTTACCTTGTGTTGCCTTTGGGTTCATGTGGAAACATTCAGTTCAGGCTTGTTGGAAGTGTTACAGAAATGTTTTAGGTTGGACTGATGCCATGACTTTCAGGTTAAAGTGACTTATTTATACATGGGGCGGATGTAAAATTGGAGGGTGGAACAGTGGACGGTAGAACATGTGTGACATGCGTTGATGTCTTCTAGGAAAGAATGAGGTATTATTGTATTTATGGTACTTACTGCAGGGCTGGATGTCACACAGGTCCACCCTGACCTGAGGGTCTAAGGTGAAGCACCAGGGTGCCTGCATCTGGCCTCCTGGGTTACGACAGAAGTTGTGACTTCCCCAGAGCTCGGGGTATTCCTGGGACAGATGGTGACTGTGAGGGTACTGGGAACTCCACGGCTGGCAGTGGTGACCAGATTTAGTGATGCTGACTGTGCCCCTGTAGTCAGCCCCACTTCCATTATAGCAGATGTGGTCTGAGGGGGAATCTGTAGAGCAGACCATGGCTTAGTGTGGATACTCTTTAAACACCTTACATTTTGTGAGTTTGCAAAGTGTTTGCAGATTTAGTTCATAGCATCTACCTACATGGACCTAGTTTTTCTGGTGGCACTCCTATCCTCATACAGGAAGCAGCGTCAGACGTGCCTGGCCGTGGCAACAGGTGGCAGCTGGGGAGCTTCAGTTGCATGAGGATCATGGGATTGGATCGGGCGATGGTGTATTCTGCCTGGCACAGGTCATTCTCCAGGGCCTCGCACTCGTCTCGACAGAGCTGGCGGCGCCGAGGGCCCCGAGAGCCCTCGTCACACAGAGGGAAGACATAGTAGCAAAAGGATGGGATGGCAAACTTGGAGCACTGGTCCGATAGGTGTGTGGAGGTGCCAATCATAGTGAAAGCAGCTTGgagggaggaaacagagacacatgTTTGAACTGTTCCCCACATGCTCATGTAGTCTcagatgtctttttttcattgtagAATGTAACAGCTAAGAGAGGCAGTTGATTTTCTTACCTGTGATGCGGTTTTCACTCTCCCCTTGCATCTGCAGGGACTCAACATAGATGCTCTGGTTGCCGATGAAGCGGGCACAGGCAATGCCTCTGTATGGCTGGCAGAAACCTTTTTCACGCGtcctgagaagaaaaacatcccATTAGAGCCTACAGCAGATGGCACATGGCAGATTCATTTATGGGTGTGTGGGTTGAGGGGCCTTCTGGAGGGGGGGGCAGTAAGTGACCAATTTTGCTGTGTGGGTAGTCCAGCCTTGGTCCATCATGGAGAACTTAATATATCCTTTAATTTTGCAAACTCTTAAATGTCAGCCTCAGAAAATCCACTGTTGTGCAGACTCTACTGATAGGATGCCATACACACATAACACAACATGTTGTCGATGAGGAGAAGGATATACATCTATCTCTGGACCAGCATGTAGACGGACAGATGAACGCACTGACCAATGCTGGCAATCCTTCTGCTAACAGGACAGaaactatgacagtttttaaacACGTgtacaaaacaaatgtgtataATGTGATGAATATATGAGCAGGAGAAATACAGGTACCACAAATCAGTGATGAGATACACAGTGGATGAATTGTAACGTAACTGATGGCAGCTGCTAGAATGACTTCCTGTAGCTCGCCTCGCAGAACTGGCCCCGACTTTCTTGGGGCCTTGTGCAGAATCTAACCCCCATCAGAAGACCTCCCCTGTCTCCCAGTACAAAACCATGCATTGTACTATCACAACATGGTCTAACTCATCTATTTAAAGACGCAAAGAGAAGCAAAGTGTAAGTTACGGCCATTAACTGCTGCTTGATATCATTATAGAGAGTAACTCTAAAGAAAGACACTCTGGCTGCACGTTGCATGGGTCAGTGCTGGTGTTGTGCTGGTAATTTTCCAACTTGGATCTCTGCGAAAGTCACTCACATCCCTAAAAATCAGACACTCACTAAGAGTTGGCCCATGGTGACTGATGTACTGCTCTGTCCTGTTCAGAGAACAGGCTGGGagcattttcctcttttcattacCTACAATCAGATTTACATGGCACAGGTAATTTCATTGGGCTGCTGAGTATGTGAAGAAGTATTGACAATGAGTCTTCTTGTTCACATAATTCGATTCTTACCAGTAGCACTTGAATTTGGACGTGactgacattttgattttgacCCTGCAACGTCCTGTTACTAACACTTACTAATTAGACAAACAGGGtccaaagaggtttggaaaggAGAAGCTGTAGACCACCCCCTGGCTGTTTTAAAGAGTAGTAAAATTCAaccaccagcacctctaaaactcTCTAATGTTTAATCTtaaccaaaaaaattcacagttCACCCCTTTCGGCTGGAAacagttgccaggcaaccagtgAAAACTCCAGAAAGTTATTGGCcttctggggggggggggtgtaccTGTGGACAAAGCCAGGCACTTTTGctacccccacacacacacctcctacTCTTACTCTACTGAGGCTGATGTcatactttttttattttcacacttcATAATTTTAATGTGACACAGTAGGTCTAccttggggagggggggggggggggggtgccaCTATTTCTACGATTGTATAGAattgaaaaaatatttgtgaAAACATGGTGAATAGTGAAAATGATTTTAGTTAGTTGCTGCTCTAAAATCTTCCTTAATAAGTCTCCCGTGACAGAGGACGCCTGTGACATACTGTCGCACAGAAAGgctaaaacatttttgattaaCTGGagaatgtaaaaacataaaatctacCAGCTTAACTTTgcttaaataaacagaaaagtcaTTGTACCCTCCTCAGCGCCTCCTCCCCTGACTCTAGCTGTAAGACATTAAAGGAGTCATATTGTTGGCTGATGAGCTCCGTCCCTCCCTGGAGGAGGCATTCAGAACCAGTTGGTCTGACTGAGGACATGAATCAGCATTCTTTCCACTTCAGAGCAGGCCTATCCAAACCACCGGCTAGCTTCTGACTGTTGGTTCAGGAATCTATTCCGTGGCCCGTCCTGGTGAGTCAAAcccacaggacacagagagagggggaaaagctGCATGTCCTGCTGCCCTCATCATTTGGTTGCATCAATcagtgcagcacagcacaagGTCTTCACCATTTCTAACAGTCAGTCAAAGCACGGGAGGTATGACTGTTAGCTGACATGTCTTTACATGCCTTTTTTAGCTTTTGGCAGGAACTTCTAACACATGCATTTTGCACTTCTACACCTCTGAGGATATTCATTAACTTACACGTCAGTTCCTAAAACCTTTACCTTGTCTAATTAGGGAAAGGGCTGTGAGCTATAGCAATTTCTAATTTCTAAttctaaaaaaaacccaaataacTTCCTAACTTCACCACAAAATGGACTTGAAGTAAAAAGAATATCCTCTGGCTTCTCTTGTTGAAAAATGAAGaatgattttcatttcaaagccaaaaaaaaatccataatgtggaatattttaCTGTAACATGCAAATATGTATAAGGTGTATAAGGTGTTCACTTACGGTTCGTCAGGCCCATGTGTGGGTATCTGTCCTGTgaatccaaaataaaaacatatataagACATTAAAAGAAGTGTTAACAAGCATATAATTCACATTGAGGAGTGATTTCTTTAGACTTATGACTCTATGGCATGGCTTCTTAGTTACTCCTATTAATATCTTACAGTTTGTACAATGCACAGAAATGTTAATGGGTCATTAATGACATCATTAGTGGACGACATGCTCTGCCTCCTGAGTATAAATAACGTGAACCGTACCTAGTTTGACAAAGAGGACGCCTGTGGCAGAGATGACCTTGAGCGAGTTGGAGGCGACACACTGATAATAGCCAGTGTCTGTAGTGTCCAGGTCCTGGATGCGGAGCTTCGATCCTGCCTCTGTCCTGCGGATGGTTATGCGTCCCTGCTCCTGGACCACGGGGGCGTCATTCTTCAGCCATCGGATGGTGGGTCGCGGGTTTCCTGCCACCTTGCAGTGCAAAGTGGCCGTCTGGCCCTGGAAATGGGTGATGTTGTTGACTGGCTCCTGGAACTCCAGGAAATAACCTGGAGGAGATGAAACACAAAGTGGTTTAAAAGTTAAAGGAAGCATGAAAGCTGAGAAACAAGTGAAGCAAGGTCTACAGAAACCTGATGTTTATAGAGCAAAGCAATATTTCAAAcagtttccttcctctctcattATAAgaatgtataatgtataaagTCGTTTTGAACTGAAACTCTTTATGAgctgttttaaagattttcatttccACTAGCAGCCAATGGGCTTTGGGCCTGAGAGCCACAGATGGAGCAGGGAGGTCAGAAAGTGTTGAGAGGTGGACTGACTCattgctgctactgctgctcacTGTTGTTCCCTGACAAACTTCCATACGTGTCCAGGTCCATTTATGGACACAAAGGGCCTCCACAGGCTCTCTGAGCTCGGGCTCGGATACTGActttttttagtttcttttgAACTTCTCATACAGATTTTATTACCACGTAGTGAGCTCACTCAAATCAGAattaaaaagcagagagagatttCCTCTTCAAAgttttttcagtctctcttttttttttctcatccttttattttctgttctctcctcaAGAACATACAGCTCTACAGTGAGAAGAGAGCAGGATGTGAGCGAGGCCGATAACGGATGAGATAAGTCTGGATAAATGGCCTTTTGGTgatgaaagagacaaacacagaaatttACAATGGCGAAAgcaaaaacatcagcaggtcTCTCGGGAGCCGACAGTGAGCCATGGAAAATGACTCCAgcactgtttcctctttctggAGGGCCTGAAAAAGTCTCTGGCTACTCATCAACTGTTGATTCAAACAACTCGGCCTTAAACAGCCTTGGAGTCAACATTGATAATAGTGTTTTTTCAAACTGATGATAATCTGATAATCACAGACGAGAGCATAGCAACTTCACCAAAATGGCGGTTGAATGGAGCAATGGGTGGGATTGAGCAGGAGCTAATGATGGTGACGTGAGTCATCTCATCTATTTCGAACTACAGCCCATAATAATACTTGAAATAATGGAAGACAGGGGTCTCAGACTGAGTCTTGTTCTTTAGAGACAGTTAGTTTTGATATACCCTCAGCTCTGTATCTGCTCAGCCATCTTGACTCTCTGTTAGGATCCCTGTTAGCTGTGTACATGACTGAATAAGGGAATAAAAAGGAATGGCTGGGGAGCAGAGacaatgatacacacacacacacacacacacactaagtctTAGTATCATTTGCATTCTGGGTGACAGCCAGGATGTGGAGttaacaaaatggaaaaaaaaggagatgtGTACCCAGCTTCCCAACCTGGCCACAGCAGAGCCGTCCACAGAGCAAGGCTACAGATGAGTGATGTCACCACGCTGCTCTTTAATTATAACGTCTTCATCGATCATTAAaggatgagctgcagctctctgaATGAGGGAATTAGGTTGTGAGGGCAGGGCAGGAAAGGAAGGATAAAACAGCGGTCAAACAGTCTCCGGAGCCCGTGGGAATCAATGCTCTCAAGCTCTACCTTCAGGGAAAGTGCCGATGATCTGACCACACAACACTCTCTGTCCCAGCATCAACAAAAATTTTGTCCTGGACCACACTGATCTACCTCCAACTGATGTCTTCTGTGTAAGCAGAGTGGACTTGTGGTGAGTCATACCCCTCTGTATTTTCTGAGGGTCAGATTTGTCACCACTTTTAAATTCAGGTTTAACGAGACCATCAGTCCAACTGTCAGGAAAATATCCCACATTCCCACACAGACTCAATAATTTGGACTTTGTGCATAGTAATGGGGCAGTAATGAGGACTTGTAACGCTGGTCGAACACCACTGCCAGGGAGAAGGCTTTCAACGTGTTAACGTCTGAAAAAATATCAACACGTGGTTACACTGAACCATTGAATATCGTTCTGTACACTGATGGCAGGCGCAGCCACAGGGCCATAAATGAGCATCCAGTGATGAAGTTTGCTGGTGAGGTGAACGACAGTTGAGATGGTCTTCAGAGGCTAAAGGTATCCATGACGATACACTGTCCTTGgaccttttttcccccaatgcAAAGATGTatctcacatttttttaaattatagatAAATGTGAGATACATCTCACATTTACAGTGGAATAATGTAGTGGGTCTCTTTCTTGGTAATAAAgtcattttgaaagaaaatcacatcCGATTTCTGAAGTGATGGTTTACGGTCATACATTAACTGTGATAGACAGAGCAAAACGTCAACTAATTCTAAACTATTTAATTAACTTTATCTCATACATCTCCTCGCGTTTAGCAAATGTTTGGTGCCTCCTTGTGGGGGAGTGACGAGGTCAGAGCCTAGATGCCAACCGGAGCAACTTCTCCACATCAGCCGGCAGACTGAAATACAACACCCTTACTACACTTAAGTTACATATATTAACAATGTGCTGTGAAACTaaaccaaaaataataattataagaggggaaaaaaataagtgcGTAGAAagctgtgcagtgttttctttctgttctaaAGGATGATTCCGAAATGCTCATGAAAACTATTACTGCACAGCGTTCAGTCTGGTCCCTATACGGTCAACACAAACAGTCCTCACATTGTACCATTCCATTTCCCTACCCTGGTATTAAACAGACCCTGCCACAGCAGTGCTGCAGCCTCCCCTTAAATTATAACATGATTGATGATCACGGGAGGCCgcgctgaacacacacacacacacacacacacatgccacacGACAGAACTAAGCTAAAACGACAGGGCTTAAAAAACCAGAAGGCACAGCCATTAACAAATCTGTTTCTAATCATTAATGAACTCTTGACTACAGCTGAGAGAAGGCCTGGCTGTTGCCATgagttcactg is a window of Toxotes jaculatrix isolate fToxJac2 chromosome 16, fToxJac2.pri, whole genome shotgun sequence DNA encoding:
- the ror2 gene encoding tyrosine-protein kinase transmembrane receptor ROR2 — its product is MTVFLRSLIWILFLFPNLRCDADPGPSADTDALAEAQSGAAPTAEGYFLEFQEPVNNITHFQGQTATLHCKVAGNPRPTIRWLKNDAPVVQEQGRITIRRTEAGSKLRIQDLDTTDTGYYQCVASNSLKVISATGVLFVKLGQIPTHGPDEPTREKGFCQPYRGIACARFIGNQSIYVESLQMQGESENRITAAFTMIGTSTHLSDQCSKFAIPSFCYYVFPLCDEGSRGPRRRQLCRDECEALENDLCQAEYTIARSNPMILMQLKLPSCHLLPRPGTSDAASCMRIGVPPEKLGPYSPSDHICYNGSGADYRGTVSITKSGHHCQPWSSQYPHSHHLSQEYPELWGSHNFCRNPGGQMQAPWCFTLDPQVRVDLCDIQPCKPPENPRNEILFILIPAIAIPLVIACLFFLVCMCRNKQKASTDTPPRCQLSSSPSQDMELSLLNQQKHQAKLREINMSAVRFMEELGEDRFGKVYKGHLYGTTPGEQTQVVAIKTLKDKVDSSLCEEFRHEAMLRFHIQHQNLACLLGVVTKEQPMSMIFTYSSLGDLHEYLVMCSPNSDVGSSDDDKTVKSTLEQADFLHVITQIASGMEYLSSQQITHKDLAARNILIFDKLSIKILDLGLFRDVYSADYYNLMGTSPFPIRWMSPEAIMYGKFSTDSDIWSYGVLLWETFSYGLQPYCGYSNQDVIEMVRGHQLLPCPDDCPAWIYTLMLECWSEFPARRPRFKDIHTRLRSWESLSNYNSSAQTSGTSNTTQTSSLSTSPVSNISMSTANASRYTSPKKSSPFHQPQFMPMKGQMHRPMVPPQLYIPVNGYHPMSAYPYLQNFYPMQIPMAMPHQQMHHPPQVVTKAGSHHSGSGSTSTGYVTTAPSNTSATERAALLNENSKTNGEDLADGASQEGLDQNEDLSVPETELLGDNEPPQTDELGVHLSDT